The Streptomyces laurentii region GGGGTGGGGGTTCGGTCACTCGCTTCGGTCACTCAGAGTGCGTCGATGGTGACAGAACCCGGCCGCTGCCCGAGCATTGCACGCCTTACCCGCCGTCTACGGTCCCTCGGACGGGTGATTGGCGGGGTGTGCGGGGTTCTCGGTTGTTCGACCGCCGGTCAGGGTGTCCGTCCGGCATGTTCCCGGGGCATGTCCGTCCGGCGCGTCCGCCCGGCGTACTCGTCCTACGAGCCTACGAGTCCGCCTTCCGGTGCACCCGCGCCACCCACTCCGCGGGCCGGGTGATCTCGGACTTGGTGGGGAGGGTGTTGGGGGAGGTCCAGACGCGGTTGAAGCCTTCCATGCCGACCTGGTCGACGACGGCGCGGACGAAGCGTTCGCCGTCGCGGTACTGGCGGAGTTTGGCGTCGAGG contains the following coding sequences:
- a CDS encoding hypothetical protein (DUF2342 domain-containing protein [Streptomyces fulvissimus DSM40593];~UniProt-pubmed:11572948; UniProt-pubmed:20624727; UniProt-pubmed:21463507; UniProt-pubmed:18375553; UniProt-pubmed:20581206; UniProt-pubmed:12000953; UniProt-pubmed:20064060;~identified by MetaGeneAnnotator; putative;~putative hydrolase;~uncharacterized protein, coenzyme F420 biosynthesisassociated; TIGR03883), coding for MSLLEGHADYVMDGVGPDVVPTVAEIREKFQQRRARGASRLDLALRKLLGLDAKLRQYRDGERFVRAVVDQVGMEGFNRVWTSPNTLPTKSEITRPAEWVARVHRKADS